The Thalassotalea psychrophila genome window below encodes:
- the murG gene encoding undecaprenyldiphospho-muramoylpentapeptide beta-N-acetylglucosaminyltransferase has product MSKRPTILVMAGGTGGHIFPGLAVAENLQAQGWHVHWLGTSDRMEAQVIPANGIDISFINIAGLRGKGIKSWLTMPFKVLQSVFQSLKVLKQVQPDVVLGMGGYASAPGGLAAWLKRVPLVLHEQNAVAGMSNRYLAKIATKVLSAFPNAFALPVTSTVVGNPVRSDISKLNTSEEREITKKVLVVGGSLGAKILNDTVPQAISQIKLQDIDVWHQTGSGNSAAITASYEDYGVNKDKVKVTDFIDEMSVAYDWADLVICRAGALTVSELAMAGKPAIFVPLPHAVDDHQTKNAEYLVKQGGAKLMPQDKFNATVLAQKLNLLFSSDMALRNMAKASKSASTPNATQVVADICKALVK; this is encoded by the coding sequence GTGTCTAAACGTCCTACTATTTTAGTGATGGCAGGTGGAACAGGGGGGCATATCTTTCCTGGGCTTGCTGTTGCTGAAAATTTACAAGCACAAGGTTGGCATGTGCATTGGCTTGGTACGAGTGATCGTATGGAAGCACAAGTGATCCCGGCTAATGGTATTGATATTTCATTTATTAATATTGCTGGTTTACGCGGCAAAGGTATTAAGTCTTGGTTAACTATGCCGTTTAAAGTGCTGCAATCGGTTTTTCAATCATTAAAAGTACTTAAACAAGTGCAACCTGATGTGGTTTTAGGTATGGGCGGCTATGCAAGTGCTCCAGGTGGATTAGCTGCTTGGTTAAAACGTGTTCCGCTAGTTTTACATGAACAAAATGCGGTTGCAGGTATGTCGAATCGCTATTTGGCAAAAATTGCCACGAAAGTGTTAAGTGCGTTTCCAAACGCATTTGCGTTGCCTGTTACTAGTACTGTCGTTGGTAACCCTGTGCGTAGTGATATTAGTAAATTAAATACTAGCGAAGAACGAGAAATCACTAAAAAAGTATTGGTAGTTGGCGGCAGTTTAGGGGCAAAAATTTTGAACGATACCGTGCCGCAAGCAATAAGCCAAATTAAGCTACAAGACATTGATGTTTGGCATCAAACTGGTAGTGGTAATAGCGCAGCAATTACAGCTTCATACGAAGACTACGGCGTAAATAAAGATAAAGTAAAAGTAACTGATTTTATCGATGAAATGTCGGTTGCTTATGATTGGGCTGATTTGGTCATTTGTCGTGCTGGTGCATTGACTGTTTCGGAGCTTGCGATGGCAGGCAAGCCGGCTATATTTGTTCCACTACCGCATGCTGTGGATGATCATCAAACAAAAAATGCTGAGTACCTGGTAAAACAAGGTGGCGCGAAGTTAATGCCACAAGATAAGTTTAACGCTACTGTGCTGGCGCAAAAATTAAATTTATTGTTTAGCTCAGATATGGCGCTACGCAATATGGCGAAAGCGAGTAAATCCGCTTCTACTCCCAATGCTACCCAAGTGGTTGCTGATATTTGTAAGGCATTGGTGAAATAA
- the ftsA gene encoding cell division protein FtsA, with the protein MPKAIERNLVVGLDIGTSKIVAVVGEVTPDDELSIIGVGHHAARGMDKGGVNDLNLVIQSIQRAVNEAELMADCRIGSVYLGISGKHVSCQNENGMVPINDHEVMQEDVDNVIHTARSVPMSAERRMLHVLPQEYSVDVQEGIKSPIGMSGVRMEAKVHIVTCANDMAKNIVKCVERCDLTADQLIFSALASSYSILTDDEKELGVCVVDMGAGTMDISIFTGGALRHSAVIPVGGNQVTNDIAKIFRTPLSHAEDIKVQYACALRQMVSMEENIEVPSVGGRPARSMSRHTLAEVVEPRYHELFELIQEEIKDSGLEDQIAAGIVLTGGTAKMEGVTEFAEEVFQMPVRIGSPLDIQGLSDYVNDPSYSTVIGLLKYGIEASAEGTTNSTAGEGVVSALTRMKNWFKGQF; encoded by the coding sequence ATGCCTAAAGCCATAGAAAGAAATTTAGTTGTTGGCCTAGATATAGGAACATCGAAAATCGTTGCCGTAGTCGGTGAAGTAACGCCTGATGATGAATTAAGTATTATCGGTGTAGGTCATCATGCAGCACGAGGTATGGATAAAGGCGGAGTTAACGATCTTAATTTGGTAATTCAGTCTATCCAACGAGCGGTAAATGAAGCTGAATTGATGGCTGATTGCCGTATTGGCTCTGTCTATTTGGGTATATCGGGTAAGCATGTTAGCTGTCAAAACGAAAATGGCATGGTGCCAATTAACGACCATGAAGTGATGCAAGAGGACGTTGATAATGTAATACATACAGCTCGTTCAGTGCCTATGTCAGCAGAGCGACGTATGTTGCATGTGTTACCGCAAGAATACAGTGTCGACGTGCAAGAAGGTATTAAGAGTCCTATTGGTATGTCTGGTGTGCGTATGGAAGCTAAAGTTCATATCGTAACGTGTGCTAACGACATGGCTAAAAACATTGTTAAATGTGTAGAGCGCTGTGATTTAACTGCTGATCAATTAATTTTCTCAGCATTAGCGTCAAGCTATTCAATATTAACTGATGATGAAAAAGAATTAGGTGTATGTGTAGTAGACATGGGCGCCGGCACAATGGATATTTCTATCTTTACAGGTGGAGCATTGCGTCATAGTGCCGTTATCCCTGTTGGTGGTAATCAGGTAACTAACGATATTGCGAAAATATTTAGAACACCACTTAGCCATGCTGAAGACATTAAAGTGCAATATGCATGCGCTCTTCGACAAATGGTAAGTATGGAAGAAAATATTGAAGTGCCAAGTGTTGGTGGTCGCCCTGCAAGAAGCATGTCACGTCATACTTTAGCTGAAGTAGTAGAGCCACGTTATCACGAGTTATTTGAGTTGATCCAAGAAGAGATTAAAGATAGCGGCTTAGAAGATCAAATTGCTGCGGGCATCGTACTAACCGGTGGTACAGCAAAAATGGAAGGCGTTACTGAGTTTGCAGAAGAAGTTTTCCAAATGCCAGTGCGCATAGGTAGCCCATTGGATATTCAAGGTTTAAGTGATTATGTAAACGATCCAAGCTACAGCACGGTTATAGGTTTATTGAAATACGGCATTGAAGCAAGTGCTGAAGGTACAACAAATTCAACAGCGGGTGAGGGCGTAGTGAGCGCACTTACTCGGATGAAAAACTGGTTTAAGGGACAATTTTAG
- the murD gene encoding UDP-N-acetylmuramoyl-L-alanine--D-glutamate ligase, with protein sequence MTTLALLQDKNILVLGLGATGLSCARFLTSQNVDFVVNDSRQKPPGVARLKQLNNKIQLISGCWDVDAIANADLIIASPGVDINLPEIVNNRKAGSELIGDVELFCQLSNCKVIAVTGSNGKSTVVSILAHLAEYCELDAALAGNIGLPVLDVVNEAKDFVILELSSFQLETMTSMQAVAATILNISDDHLDRHQTIENYAQIKHKIFSQSKRRVITREQDLSQPITQFTTDVSFGLDNPDEGHFGIADVAGIRYLCFGDTSLVACNQLPIVGKHNELNCLAALALGYCAGWPIDKMVKGLASFEGLDHRCKQVDSGDDIVWVNDSKATNIGATLAAIDGLASSHHKLILIAGGDGKGANFNELKPALAHVDHLVTLGKDGPQIAALKADSIQVATLQEAVTASRKLANTGDMVLLSPACASIDMFNNYMQRGDMFIEAIREAS encoded by the coding sequence ATGACAACATTGGCGTTACTGCAAGATAAAAACATATTAGTGCTTGGCTTAGGCGCCACAGGGTTATCTTGTGCGCGTTTTTTGACATCACAAAATGTTGATTTTGTTGTTAACGATTCTCGTCAAAAACCACCCGGTGTAGCAAGGTTAAAGCAATTAAATAACAAGATACAACTGATTAGTGGTTGTTGGGATGTTGATGCAATTGCTAATGCCGATTTAATTATCGCCAGCCCCGGTGTTGATATTAACTTGCCTGAAATAGTGAACAACCGTAAAGCGGGAAGCGAATTAATTGGCGATGTTGAGTTGTTTTGTCAGTTAAGTAACTGCAAGGTTATTGCTGTTACAGGCTCAAACGGAAAATCAACCGTTGTTTCAATACTTGCCCATTTAGCTGAGTATTGTGAACTAGATGCCGCTCTTGCCGGTAATATCGGCTTGCCGGTACTAGATGTGGTAAATGAAGCGAAAGATTTTGTCATTCTGGAATTGTCTAGTTTTCAACTTGAAACTATGACTTCAATGCAGGCAGTCGCTGCAACAATTTTAAATATCAGCGATGACCATTTAGACAGACATCAAACCATTGAAAATTATGCACAAATCAAGCATAAAATTTTCAGTCAAAGTAAACGTAGAGTAATAACACGCGAGCAAGATTTATCGCAACCTATAACTCAATTTACAACGGATGTTAGTTTTGGATTAGATAATCCTGATGAAGGGCACTTTGGTATTGCTGATGTTGCAGGTATTCGCTATTTGTGTTTTGGCGATACAAGTTTAGTCGCTTGTAATCAGCTACCAATAGTTGGTAAACACAACGAGTTAAATTGTCTAGCAGCATTAGCATTAGGTTACTGTGCTGGTTGGCCTATAGATAAAATGGTTAAAGGTTTAGCCTCTTTTGAAGGACTAGATCACCGTTGCAAACAAGTCGACAGTGGTGATGACATCGTTTGGGTTAATGACTCGAAAGCAACCAATATTGGTGCAACTTTAGCGGCTATCGATGGCCTGGCGAGTAGCCACCATAAATTAATTCTTATTGCTGGTGGTGATGGCAAAGGTGCTAACTTTAATGAATTAAAACCTGCACTTGCTCATGTAGACCATCTAGTAACTTTAGGCAAAGATGGTCCGCAAATAGCGGCATTAAAAGCTGATAGTATTCAAGTCGCTACATTACAAGAAGCTGTCACAGCGAGTCGTAAACTGGCAAATACGGGTGATATGGTTTTACTGTCGCCAGCATGTGCCAGCATAGACATGTTTAACAATTATATGCAGCGCGGCGATATGTTTATTGAAGCAATCAGGGAGGCAAGCTAA
- the mraY gene encoding phospho-N-acetylmuramoyl-pentapeptide-transferase gives MLVWLGQYLTEFYSGFNVFQYLTFRAICATLTALIASLYLGPKLIRYLQKMLIGQTVRDDGPESHLSKSGTPTMGGILILGTILLSILLWTDLTNSYVQIIIFVTVSFGLIGFVDDYRKVVRKDANGLIARWKYFWQTVAGLGTAIYLYSLSAPADTTLLIPFVKEVMPQLGLFYIVFTYFVIVGTSNAVNLTDGLDGLAIVPTILVAGAFAVFAYVTGNINFSAYLNLPHIREVSEIVVVCTSIVGAGLGFLWFNTYPAQVFMGDVGSLALGALLGVIAVLVKQELVLFIMGGIFVVETLSVILQVGSYKLRAKRIFRMAPIHHHYELKGWPEPRVIVRFWIISVVLVLIGLATLKLR, from the coding sequence ATGTTAGTTTGGTTAGGTCAGTATCTTACTGAGTTTTATTCTGGGTTTAATGTATTTCAATATTTAACCTTTAGAGCTATTTGTGCCACGTTAACCGCGCTGATTGCGTCGTTATATTTAGGGCCGAAGTTAATTCGCTATTTGCAAAAAATGCTAATCGGCCAAACTGTCCGTGACGATGGTCCTGAAAGCCATTTATCAAAATCTGGCACGCCAACAATGGGCGGGATTCTGATTTTAGGAACGATTTTATTAAGTATTTTATTATGGACCGACTTAACCAATAGTTATGTGCAAATAATTATATTTGTGACCGTAAGCTTTGGCTTAATAGGCTTTGTTGATGACTACCGTAAAGTGGTTCGAAAAGATGCTAATGGCTTAATTGCCCGCTGGAAGTACTTTTGGCAAACCGTAGCCGGTTTAGGTACCGCTATTTACCTATATTCTCTTTCTGCACCGGCGGATACCACCTTGCTAATTCCTTTTGTGAAAGAAGTGATGCCGCAACTTGGTTTGTTTTATATCGTATTTACCTATTTCGTAATTGTTGGTACTTCAAATGCGGTTAACTTAACCGATGGGTTAGATGGCTTAGCAATTGTGCCAACGATTTTAGTAGCTGGAGCATTTGCAGTATTTGCTTACGTTACCGGTAACATAAACTTTTCTGCCTATTTGAATTTACCGCACATTCGTGAAGTGAGTGAAATCGTTGTGGTGTGTACTTCAATCGTTGGTGCAGGATTAGGCTTCTTGTGGTTTAACACCTACCCAGCGCAAGTATTTATGGGCGATGTTGGCTCGTTGGCTTTAGGCGCATTACTTGGTGTTATTGCAGTATTAGTAAAACAAGAATTAGTGTTGTTTATTATGGGGGGCATTTTCGTAGTAGAAACTCTGTCGGTAATTTTACAAGTAGGCTCATATAAATTAAGAGCAAAACGAATCTTTAGAATGGCGCCTATTCATCATCATTATGAATTAAAGGGTTGGCCGGAGCCGCGGGTAATTGTACGTTTTTGGATCATATCCGTCGTATTAGTGTTAATTGGTTTAGCAACACTGAAGTTAAGATAA
- the ftsW gene encoding cell division protein FtsW, producing MAISMPSVRLPELPSWLFESQTAKNQVTFDRGFIVIALAMYLIGLIMVASSSMPIGEKLFNNPFHFVIRHAIYIVMSLFIAAIALRVEMHHWQKSSWVLLLLAMFLLVAVLIIGRTVNGSTRWIMVGPINIQAAEPAKLFFFCYLSAYLVRRRDEVMDNFKGFFKPLLVLFLLAVLLLLEPDLGTVIVMGATALGLLFLAGAKLWQFFAIVAVVLSAFVMLVIFEPYRLRRVTSFLDPWQDEFGSGYQLTQSLMAYSRGEFFGQGLGNSVQKLDYLPEAHTDFVMAVVGEEFGFIGIVFLLGLCLTLVIKALLLGKRALEKEKYFEGFFAYAIGIWMSFQAAVNVGASAGIFPTKGLTMPLISYGGSSMIVMTLAIVVLIRIDHELRLQSIQATAKGGRK from the coding sequence ATGGCTATTTCAATGCCTTCGGTTAGGCTTCCTGAGTTACCTTCTTGGCTTTTTGAAAGTCAAACAGCAAAAAACCAAGTAACCTTTGATCGTGGTTTTATCGTTATTGCACTAGCTATGTACCTGATTGGATTGATCATGGTCGCAAGTTCTTCAATGCCAATTGGTGAAAAGTTATTTAATAATCCTTTCCACTTTGTTATTCGCCATGCCATTTACATTGTGATGAGCTTATTTATTGCTGCTATAGCACTTAGAGTGGAAATGCATCATTGGCAAAAATCGAGCTGGGTTTTATTGCTGTTAGCGATGTTTTTGTTGGTCGCAGTTCTCATCATTGGTCGTACGGTAAATGGTTCCACACGTTGGATCATGGTGGGGCCAATTAACATTCAAGCCGCTGAGCCAGCCAAGCTTTTCTTCTTCTGTTATTTGTCAGCTTACCTAGTAAGGCGTCGAGATGAAGTGATGGATAACTTTAAAGGCTTTTTTAAACCATTATTAGTGTTATTTTTGCTAGCAGTTTTGTTATTATTAGAGCCTGATCTAGGCACGGTAATTGTAATGGGGGCAACGGCCCTTGGTTTACTATTTTTAGCCGGTGCAAAGTTATGGCAATTTTTTGCTATTGTTGCTGTAGTTTTGAGCGCATTTGTAATGTTGGTTATCTTTGAACCGTACCGTTTACGCAGGGTTACGTCGTTTTTAGATCCTTGGCAGGATGAATTTGGTAGTGGTTATCAATTAACACAATCGTTAATGGCGTATAGCCGTGGCGAATTTTTTGGTCAAGGTTTAGGTAACAGCGTACAAAAACTCGATTATTTACCAGAGGCTCATACGGATTTTGTTATGGCGGTTGTTGGTGAAGAATTTGGTTTTATTGGTATTGTGTTTTTATTAGGCCTTTGTTTAACCCTTGTGATCAAAGCATTGTTGTTAGGCAAAAGAGCATTAGAAAAAGAAAAGTATTTCGAAGGTTTCTTCGCTTATGCCATTGGTATTTGGATGAGCTTTCAAGCGGCAGTTAATGTTGGTGCAAGTGCGGGAATATTCCCGACTAAAGGATTAACCATGCCGTTGATTAGTTATGGTGGAAGTTCAATGATTGTCATGACGTTGGCGATAGTGGTATTAATTCGCATTGATCATGAATTACGGTTGCAGTCAATCCAAGCAACCGCAAAAGGAGGGCGTAAGTAG
- a CDS encoding cell division protein FtsQ/DivIB: MNKQTQLDLKNAPWTFWSGFSFFILVCLFIMIGSYYLFDSMLEDEAAPVSSLVIKGNIPYTKNEEIVAVLKQNTLGNFFQLDVNNIQQNLESLPWVYSASVRKQWPNEVRVYVIDQTPVAQWNDDFFINEHGVIFQADKSRVQNKLPKLFGPEGSEVLALQNYRNLNNLLTYIQVGIDELVLTERHAWQLTLADGVFLDLGREDRVTRVQRFMEAYEQIKAYAKKDMQVDYVDLRYDTGMAVGWKPVLVDDLKQLQEQKTNA, translated from the coding sequence ATGAATAAGCAAACACAACTTGATTTAAAAAACGCACCCTGGACCTTTTGGTCTGGGTTTAGTTTTTTTATTCTAGTTTGTTTGTTTATCATGATTGGTAGCTATTACCTGTTCGATTCAATGCTTGAAGATGAAGCTGCGCCAGTTTCATCACTGGTAATTAAAGGGAATATTCCCTACACCAAAAATGAAGAGATTGTCGCGGTGTTAAAGCAAAATACGCTTGGCAATTTTTTTCAGTTAGATGTTAATAATATCCAACAAAACTTAGAAAGTTTACCTTGGGTTTATTCTGCGTCAGTACGTAAACAATGGCCTAATGAAGTTCGCGTTTATGTAATAGACCAAACACCAGTTGCACAATGGAATGATGATTTTTTTATTAATGAACATGGCGTTATTTTTCAAGCAGATAAAAGTAGAGTGCAAAATAAATTGCCAAAATTATTTGGCCCTGAAGGCAGTGAAGTACTGGCTTTACAAAATTATAGAAATTTGAATAATTTGTTAACTTACATTCAAGTTGGCATTGATGAATTAGTACTAACAGAGCGTCATGCTTGGCAATTAACGTTAGCTGATGGCGTCTTTCTTGATTTAGGTCGAGAAGATAGAGTGACAAGAGTGCAGCGCTTTATGGAAGCTTACGAGCAGATAAAAGCGTATGCAAAAAAAGATATGCAAGTTGACTATGTTGACTTGCGCTATGACACCGGAATGGCTGTAGGCTGGAAACCAGTGTTGGTTGATGATTTAAAACAATTACAAGAGCAAAAAACAAATGCCTAA
- the murC gene encoding UDP-N-acetylmuramate--L-alanine ligase — MNELTMKIPEMRRVKVIHFVGIGGAGMGGIAEVLLNEGYNVTGSDISVNPVVNRLTKLGANITIGHKPENIQGASVIVVSTAINKKNVELITAQERRIPVVRRAEMLAELMRFRHGIAIAGTHGKTTTTSLIASIMAEGDLDPTFVIGGLLNSAGTNARLGKSRYLVAEADESDASFLHLQPMVSVVTNIDADHMETYDGDFEKLKDTYIEFLHNLPFYGLAVMCIDNPVVRELLPKIGRQITTYGFSQDADVRGIDYQQSGEVSKFIVQRANKDDLAITLNLPGLHNVANALAAITVATDEGVSDTAIVAALAKFEGIGRRFEHLTTLTPQQGDITVIDDYGHHPSEVAATIKAMRTGWPERRLVMMFQPHRYSRTRDLYEDFVEVLSEVDSLVLLDVYSAGEDPITNADSKALARSIRLRGSVEPIYVSSTEQLPEIMESILNDGDMLITQGAGNIGAIARELITAKRLNLRKGAIND, encoded by the coding sequence ATGAATGAATTAACTATGAAAATTCCAGAAATGCGTCGTGTAAAAGTTATCCATTTTGTTGGCATCGGTGGTGCTGGTATGGGTGGTATTGCTGAAGTTTTATTAAATGAAGGTTACAACGTAACCGGTTCAGACATCAGTGTTAACCCTGTTGTTAATCGACTGACTAAACTTGGCGCTAACATTACTATCGGCCATAAACCTGAAAATATTCAAGGCGCAAGTGTAATTGTTGTATCTACTGCAATTAACAAGAAAAATGTTGAGTTAATAACCGCACAAGAGCGACGAATTCCAGTGGTACGTCGCGCTGAGATGTTAGCTGAGCTTATGCGCTTTAGACACGGTATCGCGATTGCAGGTACTCATGGCAAAACTACTACGACGAGCTTAATCGCCAGCATTATGGCTGAAGGTGATCTTGACCCTACTTTTGTTATTGGTGGTTTGTTAAATAGCGCTGGTACTAATGCTCGTTTAGGTAAAAGTCGTTATTTAGTCGCTGAAGCAGATGAAAGTGATGCGTCATTTTTGCATCTGCAACCGATGGTGTCAGTAGTAACCAATATCGATGCTGATCATATGGAAACTTATGACGGCGATTTTGAAAAGTTAAAAGATACCTATATCGAATTTTTACATAACCTGCCATTTTATGGTTTAGCCGTTATGTGTATTGATAATCCTGTAGTTCGTGAATTACTACCAAAAATTGGTCGCCAAATTACTACCTACGGCTTCAGCCAAGACGCAGATGTTAGAGGAATTGATTATCAACAAAGCGGTGAAGTAAGTAAATTTATTGTGCAACGCGCAAATAAAGACGACTTAGCTATCACCTTGAACTTGCCTGGCTTGCATAATGTTGCTAATGCCTTAGCAGCTATAACTGTGGCTACTGATGAAGGTGTAAGTGATACCGCGATTGTTGCTGCACTTGCTAAATTTGAAGGAATAGGTCGTCGTTTTGAGCATTTAACCACGTTAACACCACAACAGGGAGATATTACCGTAATTGATGATTATGGTCATCACCCAAGTGAAGTGGCAGCAACCATTAAAGCTATGCGTACTGGTTGGCCAGAACGTCGTTTAGTGATGATGTTTCAACCACATCGTTATTCACGTACCCGTGATTTATATGAAGACTTTGTTGAAGTGCTAAGCGAAGTAGACTCATTAGTTCTTCTTGATGTGTATTCTGCTGGCGAAGACCCTATAACAAATGCCGACTCGAAAGCATTAGCTCGAAGCATACGCTTACGTGGCAGTGTTGAGCCAATTTACGTGAGCTCTACTGAGCAACTTCCTGAAATTATGGAATCAATCCTGAACGACGGTGACATGTTAATTACTCAAGGTGCCGGTAATATTGGTGCAATTGCAAGAGAGTTAATAACCGCGAAAAGATTGAATTTAAGAAAAGGAGCTATTAATGACTGA
- the ftsZ gene encoding cell division protein FtsZ encodes MFELMEDHNEEAVIKVIGVGGGGGNAVEHMVSQTIEGVEFITANTDSQALRNSSANVTLQMGCDVTKGLGAGANPEIGRKSAEEDRETIRQTLQGSDMIFIAAGMGGGTGTGAAPVVAEIAKEMGILTVAVVTKPFPFEGKKRMNYADQGIEFLQNNVDSLITIPNEKLLKVLGPGTSLLDAFKAANNVLLGAVQGIAELITRPGLINVDFADVRTVMSEMGTAMMGSGQASGEDRAEEAAEAAISSPLLEDVDLAGARGILVNITAGMDISIDEFETVGNAVKAFASENATVVVGAVIDPEMTEELRVTVVATGIGQQNKPEISIVPPMQKPEPMVVNASYAPSPEPEIANNTYNETNTAPQTAPAVETDYLDIPAFLRKQAD; translated from the coding sequence ATGTTTGAATTAATGGAAGACCACAACGAAGAAGCGGTGATTAAAGTCATCGGAGTTGGCGGTGGTGGCGGTAACGCAGTAGAACACATGGTGTCACAAACCATAGAAGGTGTTGAGTTTATTACAGCCAATACTGACTCACAGGCACTACGTAACTCATCTGCTAACGTAACGTTGCAAATGGGCTGTGACGTGACTAAAGGTTTAGGTGCTGGCGCCAACCCTGAAATTGGTCGCAAAAGTGCTGAAGAAGATAGAGAGACAATTCGTCAAACTCTTCAAGGCTCTGACATGATCTTTATCGCAGCTGGTATGGGCGGTGGTACAGGTACTGGTGCTGCACCCGTAGTTGCTGAAATTGCCAAAGAAATGGGTATTTTAACGGTTGCAGTAGTAACCAAACCTTTCCCATTTGAAGGAAAAAAACGGATGAACTATGCCGACCAAGGCATTGAGTTCTTACAAAATAATGTTGATTCATTAATTACTATTCCTAACGAAAAACTGTTAAAAGTATTAGGCCCTGGTACTAGTTTATTAGATGCGTTTAAAGCAGCTAATAATGTTTTACTTGGTGCGGTACAAGGTATTGCTGAGTTAATTACTCGTCCAGGTTTAATCAATGTCGATTTCGCCGATGTACGTACAGTAATGTCTGAAATGGGTACTGCAATGATGGGATCTGGCCAAGCATCTGGTGAAGATCGTGCTGAAGAAGCGGCAGAAGCTGCTATTTCTAGTCCACTACTTGAAGATGTAGATTTAGCTGGTGCTCGTGGTATCTTAGTAAACATAACTGCTGGTATGGATATCTCAATTGATGAGTTTGAAACAGTAGGTAATGCAGTCAAAGCATTTGCATCAGAAAATGCTACCGTGGTAGTAGGTGCAGTAATTGACCCTGAAATGACTGAAGAGTTGCGCGTAACTGTTGTTGCAACAGGTATTGGCCAACAAAACAAACCTGAAATTTCAATTGTACCACCAATGCAAAAGCCTGAGCCTATGGTAGTAAACGCAAGCTACGCGCCATCTCCTGAGCCTGAAATTGCTAATAACACGTACAATGAAACTAACACTGCGCCGCAAACGGCACCTGCAGTAGAAACTGATTACCTAGATATTCCTGCATTTTTACGAAAGCAGGCTGACTAG
- a CDS encoding D-alanine--D-alanine ligase, whose amino-acid sequence MTDQLIDLASLKQETIAVLFGGDSAEREVSLSSGTAITEGLINAGFKVKAIDTQGFDLANLKTENIDRVFIALHGRGGEDGCIQGALEYLSIPYTGSGVLGSALSMDKVRSKQVFKAMNLPTADFAVVNEEDFNANTAEMVLNQLGNKVMVKPANEGSSIGMAIANDVDELNAALLDAFKYDQQILVEAWLSGAEFTVAILGDEALPAISMVTPHEFYDYQAKYQSHSTQYLCPCGLDADLENELKVISLKAFKATGAKGWGRVDLMQDDQGNFNLLEVNTVPGMTVTSLVPKAAKVAGLSFEQLVTRVLQLSDTNKG is encoded by the coding sequence ATGACTGATCAATTAATTGATCTAGCTTCTTTAAAGCAAGAAACCATAGCAGTGTTATTTGGTGGTGACAGTGCCGAGCGTGAAGTATCACTAAGCTCTGGAACTGCAATTACAGAAGGTTTAATAAACGCAGGCTTTAAGGTAAAAGCTATCGATACTCAAGGTTTCGACTTAGCTAACTTGAAAACCGAAAACATAGACCGAGTGTTTATCGCTTTACATGGCCGCGGTGGTGAAGACGGTTGTATTCAAGGAGCACTTGAATACTTAAGTATCCCTTATACCGGCTCAGGTGTTTTGGGCTCAGCATTATCAATGGATAAAGTTAGAAGCAAGCAAGTTTTCAAAGCAATGAATTTGCCAACTGCTGATTTTGCCGTAGTTAACGAAGAAGACTTTAATGCCAATACTGCTGAGATGGTTTTAAACCAACTTGGTAACAAGGTAATGGTTAAACCAGCTAACGAAGGCTCAAGCATTGGTATGGCTATTGCCAACGATGTTGATGAATTAAACGCGGCGTTATTAGATGCCTTTAAATATGATCAGCAAATACTTGTTGAAGCTTGGTTAAGCGGTGCGGAATTTACTGTTGCCATTTTAGGCGATGAAGCGCTGCCGGCAATTTCAATGGTTACTCCACATGAGTTTTATGATTACCAAGCAAAGTATCAAAGTCATAGTACTCAGTATTTATGTCCTTGCGGCTTAGATGCTGACCTTGAAAATGAATTAAAAGTCATTTCGTTAAAAGCATTTAAAGCAACGGGCGCAAAAGGTTGGGGCCGAGTGGATTTAATGCAAGATGACCAGGGCAACTTCAACTTATTAGAAGTTAATACGGTACCAGGTATGACCGTGACATCTTTAGTACCCAAAGCAGCGAAAGTTGCTGGCTTAAGCTTCGAGCAATTAGTAACTCGGGTATTACAACTTAGTGACACTAACAAGGGTTAA